One window from the genome of Comamonas sp. lk encodes:
- the lysA gene encoding diaminopimelate decarboxylase — protein sequence MSNPFSPAQLWALADEFGTPLWVYDAATIRERIAQLQAFDTVRFAQKACSNIHILKLMREQGVKVDAVSRGEILRALAAGFTPGFGEPSDIVYTADVMDEATLATVVEHQVPVNAGSIDMLHQLAAVSKGHHVWLRINPGFGHGHSNKTNTGGEHSKHGIWHSELEAALAAIKSGGLVLAGLHMHIGSGVDYGHLQEVCGAMVKLVERTKAAGVDLHAISAGGGLSIPYRDGDATIDTTHYHGLWDAARQQAEAIVGHSLGLELEPGRFLVAESGVLLGTVRATKNAGSNHFVLVDTGFNELMRPSMYGSYHGMEVLRRDGQQLPAQDSVVAGPLCESGDVFTQGDGGVVLPRTLAGATVGDLLVIHDTGAYGSSMSSNYNTRPLAAEVLVDAGQARLIRRRQTVDELLALEIGL from the coding sequence ATGTCCAACCCTTTTTCTCCTGCCCAGCTGTGGGCCCTGGCCGACGAATTCGGCACGCCGTTGTGGGTGTATGACGCGGCCACCATCCGCGAGCGCATCGCCCAGTTGCAGGCTTTCGACACCGTACGCTTTGCGCAAAAGGCCTGCTCCAACATCCACATCCTCAAGCTGATGCGCGAACAAGGCGTGAAGGTGGATGCGGTCTCGCGTGGCGAAATCCTGCGCGCTCTGGCCGCCGGCTTCACGCCCGGCTTTGGCGAACCCAGTGACATCGTCTACACCGCCGATGTGATGGACGAGGCCACGCTGGCCACCGTGGTCGAGCACCAGGTTCCCGTGAACGCCGGCTCCATCGACATGCTGCACCAGCTGGCCGCCGTGTCCAAGGGACACCATGTCTGGCTGCGCATCAACCCCGGCTTCGGCCACGGTCACAGCAACAAGACCAATACCGGCGGCGAGCACAGCAAGCACGGCATCTGGCACAGCGAGCTGGAAGCGGCCTTGGCCGCCATCAAGTCCGGCGGACTGGTACTGGCCGGTCTGCACATGCACATCGGCTCGGGCGTGGATTACGGCCATCTGCAGGAAGTCTGCGGCGCCATGGTCAAGCTGGTGGAACGCACCAAGGCGGCTGGCGTCGATCTGCACGCCATCTCGGCCGGCGGCGGTCTGTCCATCCCTTATCGTGATGGCGATGCCACCATTGACACCACCCACTACCACGGCCTCTGGGATGCAGCACGCCAGCAAGCCGAAGCCATCGTAGGCCACAGCCTGGGGCTGGAGCTGGAACCCGGCCGCTTCCTGGTCGCCGAATCCGGCGTGCTGCTGGGCACGGTGCGCGCCACCAAGAATGCGGGCAGCAACCACTTTGTGCTGGTCGATACCGGCTTCAACGAGCTGATGCGCCCCAGCATGTACGGCAGCTACCACGGCATGGAAGTGCTGCGCCGCGACGGCCAGCAACTGCCCGCGCAGGACAGCGTGGTGGCCGGCCCGCTGTGCGAGTCGGGCGACGTATTCACCCAGGGCGACGGCGGCGTGGTGCTGCCACGTACCCTGGCCGGCGCCACGGTGGGCGATCTGCTGGTGATTCACGACACGGGCGCTTATGGCAGCTCCATGTCCAGCAACTACAACACCCGCCCTCTGGCTGCCGAGGTGCTGGTGGATGCAGGCCAGGCCCGGCTGATTCGCCGCCGCCAGACGGTGGACGAGCTGCTGGCGCTGGAAATAGGTCTGTAA
- a CDS encoding NAD(P)H-dependent glycerol-3-phosphate dehydrogenase, translating to MKILVIGAGAWGSALAMSAAARPDKRTVTLWARDAAQAQAMQTERANTRYLKGVQFPPALAVVHGDVMEQVRDADLVVLGTPMAALREWLGKLKDCSVPVVWLCKGFEAVAAGAAARSMGLMAHEVCQQVAPQLRCGVLSGPSFAAEVARNQPTALVAASAHADVSEMLVSAFHGDAMRVYANTDIVGVEVGGAVKNVLAIATGLCDGLQLGLNARAALVTRGLAEMTRLGVALGARTETFMGLSGLGDLVLTATGDLSRNRKVGLLLAEGKTLEQAVASLGHVAEGVYSARTVLARALHLGVEMPITETVVALLDGKLPVSEAVQYLMARDARGE from the coding sequence ATGAAAATTCTTGTCATAGGCGCCGGAGCCTGGGGTTCGGCCCTGGCCATGAGTGCCGCAGCCCGCCCGGACAAGCGCACAGTCACCCTCTGGGCGCGTGATGCCGCTCAGGCACAGGCCATGCAGACCGAGCGTGCCAACACGCGCTACCTCAAAGGCGTTCAGTTCCCGCCGGCGCTGGCCGTGGTGCATGGCGACGTGATGGAGCAGGTGCGCGACGCGGATCTGGTGGTGCTGGGCACGCCCATGGCAGCGCTGCGCGAATGGCTGGGCAAGCTCAAAGATTGCAGCGTGCCCGTGGTCTGGTTGTGCAAAGGCTTTGAAGCCGTGGCCGCCGGTGCGGCGGCCCGCAGCATGGGCCTGATGGCCCATGAAGTCTGCCAGCAAGTGGCGCCTCAGCTGCGCTGCGGCGTGCTTAGCGGCCCCAGCTTTGCGGCCGAAGTGGCCCGCAACCAGCCCACGGCCCTGGTCGCGGCCAGCGCCCATGCCGACGTCAGCGAGATGCTGGTGAGCGCTTTCCACGGTGATGCCATGCGTGTCTATGCCAATACCGACATCGTGGGTGTGGAGGTGGGTGGCGCCGTGAAAAACGTGCTGGCCATTGCCACCGGCCTGTGTGACGGGCTGCAACTGGGGCTGAATGCCCGTGCGGCTCTGGTCACCCGCGGTCTGGCCGAGATGACGCGTCTGGGCGTGGCGCTGGGCGCGCGCACCGAAACCTTTATGGGCCTTTCGGGCCTGGGCGATCTGGTTCTGACTGCGACCGGCGATCTGTCGCGCAACCGCAAAGTGGGCTTGTTGCTGGCCGAGGGCAAGACGCTGGAGCAGGCCGTGGCCTCGCTAGGCCATGTGGCGGAAGGCGTGTACAGCGCGCGCACCGTGCTGGCGCGTGCGCTGCACCTGGGCGTGGAAATGCCCATCACCGAAACCGTGGTGGCCTTGCTGGACGGCAAGCTGCCGGTCTCGGAAGCCGTGCAGTACCTGATGGCGCGCGATGCGCGCGGTGAGTAA
- the secB gene encoding protein-export chaperone SecB, whose product MAEQDNAPVFQIQRVYLKDLSLEQPNSPAILLEQEQPSVDIQLGVEATPVAEGVFEVAVTATVQTKIQDKTVFLVEAKQAGIFEIRNVPEDQMGGVIGIACPQIIYPYLRGNVADIVTRAGFPPVHLAEINFQAMYEQQQAAAAAQTEGQLPQ is encoded by the coding sequence ATGGCCGAACAAGACAACGCTCCCGTTTTCCAGATCCAGCGCGTTTACCTCAAGGACCTGTCCCTGGAGCAACCCAACTCTCCCGCCATTTTGCTGGAGCAGGAACAGCCCAGCGTGGACATCCAACTGGGCGTGGAAGCCACTCCCGTGGCCGAAGGTGTGTTTGAAGTGGCTGTGACCGCTACCGTGCAGACCAAGATTCAGGACAAGACCGTGTTCCTGGTCGAAGCCAAGCAAGCCGGTATCTTCGAAATCCGCAACGTGCCCGAAGATCAGATGGGTGGAGTGATCGGCATTGCCTGCCCCCAGATCATCTATCCCTACCTGCGTGGCAACGTGGCCGACATCGTCACTCGCGCCGGTTTCCCGCCCGTGCACCTGGCTGAAATCAACTTCCAGGCCATGTACGAGCAGCAGCAAGCCGCTGCGGCCGCGCAGACCGAAGGTCAGCTGCCTCAGTAA
- the grxC gene encoding glutaredoxin 3 — translation MQAVKMYTTAVCPFCIRAKQILKAKGVEQIEEVRIDVDAAARDHMMQTTGRRTVPQIFIGETHVGGCDDLMALDAKGGLLPLLQS, via the coding sequence ATGCAAGCCGTCAAGATGTACACCACCGCCGTCTGCCCTTTTTGCATTCGTGCCAAGCAGATTCTCAAGGCCAAGGGTGTGGAACAGATCGAGGAAGTGCGCATTGATGTCGATGCCGCTGCCCGCGATCACATGATGCAGACCACCGGTCGCCGCACCGTGCCGCAGATTTTCATCGGCGAGACCCATGTGGGCGGCTGTGATGATTTGATGGCTCTGGACGCCAAGGGCGGCCTGCTGCCTTTGCTGCAGAGCTGA
- a CDS encoding rhodanese-like domain-containing protein: MKFIIDNWYLILIAVASGVMLLLPIVRGAGAGSLSAAAAVHLINREKAVVLDVSEPDEFAAGHVNGAKNLPLGELEQKLPTMVKNKNLPLVLVCAKGARASRAEGIAKKLGYEKAQALAGGLKAWRAAGLPVEKA; the protein is encoded by the coding sequence GTGAAATTCATCATCGATAACTGGTATTTGATCCTGATTGCCGTGGCATCGGGCGTGATGCTGCTGTTGCCCATCGTACGTGGTGCCGGTGCAGGCTCGCTGTCGGCTGCTGCAGCCGTGCACCTGATCAACCGCGAAAAAGCCGTGGTGCTGGATGTGAGCGAGCCCGACGAGTTTGCTGCGGGCCACGTCAACGGAGCCAAGAATCTGCCCCTGGGCGAGCTGGAACAAAAGCTGCCCACCATGGTCAAGAACAAGAATCTGCCCCTGGTACTGGTCTGCGCCAAGGGTGCTCGCGCATCGCGCGCCGAAGGCATCGCCAAGAAGCTGGGCTATGAAAAGGCCCAGGCTCTGGCTGGCGGCCTGAAGGCCTGGCGCGCCGCGGGCCTGCCCGTTGAAAAAGCCTGA
- the gpmA gene encoding 2,3-diphosphoglycerate-dependent phosphoglycerate mutase, translated as MYKLVLIRHGESTWNLENRFTGWTDVDLTSTGIEQAKTAGQLLKAEGYEFDVAYTSVLKRAIRTLWHVLDEMDRTWVPVVHHWRLNERHYGGLQGLNKADMAKQYGEAQVLEWRRSYDVPPPALEASDPRSERSDVRYAKLQPEQIPLTECLKDTVERVIPFWNESMAPAIKSGKRIVVTAHGNSIRALVKYLDNIADDEIVGVNIPNGIPLVYELDENLKPIRHYYLGDAQAAAKAASAVASQGKA; from the coding sequence ATGTACAAGCTCGTTCTGATCCGCCACGGTGAATCCACCTGGAACCTTGAAAACCGTTTTACCGGCTGGACCGATGTGGATCTGACTTCCACCGGTATTGAGCAAGCCAAGACTGCCGGCCAGTTGCTCAAGGCCGAAGGCTATGAATTCGATGTGGCCTATACCAGTGTGCTCAAGCGCGCCATCCGTACCCTGTGGCACGTGCTGGACGAGATGGACCGCACCTGGGTGCCAGTGGTGCACCACTGGCGCCTCAACGAGCGCCACTATGGCGGCCTGCAAGGTCTGAACAAGGCCGACATGGCCAAGCAATATGGCGAAGCCCAGGTGCTGGAATGGCGCCGCAGCTATGACGTGCCGCCACCCGCACTGGAAGCTTCGGACCCACGCAGCGAGCGCTCCGACGTGCGCTACGCCAAGCTGCAGCCCGAGCAAATCCCGCTGACCGAGTGCCTCAAGGACACCGTGGAACGCGTGATTCCGTTCTGGAACGAGTCCATGGCGCCCGCCATCAAGTCCGGCAAGCGCATTGTGGTCACGGCTCACGGAAACTCCATCCGCGCCCTGGTCAAGTACCTGGACAACATCGCCGACGACGAAATCGTGGGCGTGAACATCCCCAACGGCATCCCTCTGGTCTATGAACTGGACGAGAACCTGAAGCCGATTCGCCATTACTACCTGGGCGATGCGCAAGCAGCAGCCAAGGCGGCCTCGGCTGTGGCATCTCAGGGCAAAGCCTGA
- a CDS encoding S41 family peptidase, translating into MGQKIKIAGWISVGVVAGALTTVSLQTLARGGVTPLPLEEIQQLSAVFGLIKTDYVEQVSDKKLITDAISGMVSSLDPHSQYFDKKSYKEFREGTSGKFVGVGIEITMEDGLIKIVSPIEGSPAFRAGLKTGDLITKIDETAVKGLSLNDAVKRMRGEPNTKVRLNILRKDESRSFPVTITREEIKTQSVKGKLVEPGYGWIRLSQFQERTVDDFVRKVEEIYKQDPNIKGLVLDLRNDPGGLLDAAIAISAAFLPQDAKVVSTNGQLEESKATYTASPEFYAQRGLGDPLQRLPAALKKLPMVVLVNEGSASASEIVAGALQDHKRATIMGSQTFGKGSVQTVRPLGPETALKLTTARYYTPSGKSIQAKGIVPDVMVDETAEGDIFAALSMREADLEKHLSSGQGTEEVKNEALEKSREEARKRLEEESKKPLSERRLPEFGSDKDFQLQQALNKLKGLPVKVSKTLTERPPEQKAGDSADKKSGDKKAADKPSDKASPEKKSH; encoded by the coding sequence ATGGGTCAAAAAATCAAAATTGCTGGCTGGATTTCTGTAGGCGTGGTGGCCGGTGCGTTGACCACGGTATCCCTGCAAACTCTGGCCCGTGGAGGCGTCACGCCTTTGCCGCTTGAGGAAATCCAGCAACTGTCCGCGGTTTTCGGTCTGATCAAGACCGATTATGTAGAACAGGTCAGCGATAAAAAGCTGATTACCGATGCCATCTCCGGCATGGTTTCCAGCCTGGACCCGCACTCCCAGTATTTCGACAAGAAATCCTACAAAGAATTTCGCGAAGGCACGAGCGGCAAGTTCGTGGGCGTGGGCATTGAGATCACCATGGAAGATGGGCTGATCAAGATTGTCTCGCCCATCGAAGGCTCGCCCGCCTTCCGCGCCGGCCTCAAGACCGGCGATCTGATCACCAAGATTGATGAAACTGCGGTCAAGGGACTCTCGCTCAACGATGCGGTCAAGCGCATGCGTGGCGAACCCAACACCAAGGTGCGCCTGAACATCCTGCGCAAGGATGAAAGCCGCAGCTTCCCCGTCACCATCACGCGCGAAGAGATCAAGACCCAGTCCGTCAAGGGCAAGCTCGTAGAACCAGGCTATGGCTGGATCCGCCTGAGCCAGTTCCAGGAGCGCACGGTGGACGACTTTGTGCGCAAGGTCGAGGAAATCTACAAGCAGGACCCGAACATCAAGGGTCTGGTGCTGGATCTGCGCAACGATCCCGGCGGCCTGCTGGATGCGGCCATCGCCATCTCGGCAGCCTTTTTGCCTCAGGACGCCAAGGTGGTCTCCACCAACGGCCAGCTGGAAGAAAGCAAGGCCACTTATACCGCTTCGCCCGAGTTCTATGCTCAGCGCGGTCTGGGTGATCCGCTGCAGCGTCTGCCTGCCGCACTCAAAAAGCTGCCCATGGTCGTACTGGTCAACGAAGGCTCGGCCTCGGCCAGCGAGATCGTGGCTGGTGCCCTGCAGGACCACAAGCGTGCCACCATCATGGGCAGCCAGACCTTTGGCAAGGGCTCGGTGCAGACCGTGCGCCCCCTGGGACCTGAGACTGCCTTGAAGCTCACCACGGCCCGCTACTACACGCCTAGCGGCAAGTCGATTCAGGCCAAGGGCATCGTCCCGGACGTGATGGTCGACGAGACCGCCGAAGGCGATATTTTTGCCGCGCTGAGCATGCGCGAAGCCGATCTGGAAAAACACCTGTCCAGCGGACAAGGCACCGAGGAAGTCAAGAACGAAGCCTTGGAAAAATCCCGTGAAGAGGCGCGCAAACGCCTGGAAGAGGAATCCAAGAAGCCGTTGTCGGAGCGCCGTCTGCCGGAGTTCGGCTCGGACAAGGACTTCCAGCTGCAGCAAGCCCTGAACAAGCTCAAAGGTTTGCCCGTCAAGGTCAGCAAGACCTTGACCGAACGCCCGCCCGAGCAAAAAGCCGGTGACAGTGCCGACAAGAAGAGCGGCGATAAAAAGGCGGCAGACAAGCCCTCCGACAAGGCCAGTCCGGAGAAAAAAAGCCACTGA
- a CDS encoding HesA/MoeB/ThiF family protein translates to MNDDQLLRYSRHILLDEIGIEGQERILAAHVLVIGAGGLGCPAALYLGSAGVGQITLVDHDTVDMTNLQRQIAHTMERVGTPKVDSVRAAVHAINPDVQFHGLQQRATKELLDELIPQASVVLDCTDNYQTRHLINAACVRHKTPLIEGAAIRLDGQLMVIDPREPDAPCYACIFPPDAQFQEVQCSTMGVFAPIVGLIGTMQAAEALKLIAGFGKPSSGQLQMLDARTMEWSRIRTAHNPDCPVCLNNL, encoded by the coding sequence ATGAATGACGATCAGCTGCTGCGCTATTCGCGCCACATCCTGCTCGATGAAATCGGCATCGAGGGACAGGAGCGTATTTTGGCGGCCCATGTGCTGGTGATAGGCGCCGGTGGCCTGGGCTGCCCGGCCGCTCTGTATCTGGGCTCTGCCGGTGTGGGCCAGATCACCCTGGTCGACCACGACACCGTGGACATGACCAATCTGCAGCGCCAGATTGCACACACCATGGAGCGCGTAGGCACTCCGAAAGTGGACTCCGTACGCGCCGCCGTGCATGCCATCAATCCTGATGTGCAGTTTCACGGCCTGCAGCAGCGCGCCACCAAGGAGCTGCTGGATGAACTGATTCCTCAGGCCAGTGTGGTGCTCGACTGCACGGACAACTACCAGACCCGTCACCTCATCAATGCGGCTTGCGTACGACACAAAACGCCCTTGATCGAGGGTGCGGCCATCCGGCTGGACGGCCAACTGATGGTTATCGATCCCCGCGAACCGGACGCCCCCTGCTATGCTTGTATTTTCCCTCCGGATGCGCAGTTTCAGGAAGTTCAATGCTCCACCATGGGTGTGTTTGCCCCCATCGTCGGCCTCATCGGAACCATGCAGGCCGCCGAAGCCTTGAAGCTGATAGCCGGCTTTGGCAAGCCATCCTCCGGACAACTTCAGATGCTGGACGCACGCACCATGGAGTGGAGCCGCATCCGTACGGCCCACAACCCGGACTGCCCAGTTTGTCTAAACAATTTGTAG
- a CDS encoding CHASE3 domain-containing protein yields the protein MRWIHLRKIAISLVIAIIAAVLMASINEAGYVRSMTALDTLTQTQNTRAKINQLMQQILDAETGLRGYLLTGEDRYLDPYTDATLAINGTMDELRKIFILNPSDLATFSPLARHVERKMSEMELSLRLYRQGNNDAWRFVMFTDVGMENMDAIRGYSKMLLAGIEKQSERDVNDIEHTLALSRIGIATVTVLGILGFFMYLRQAHLLQLANQREQEIQRDERNRLEEIVRERTATLTELATHLQQVREDERGHLARELHDELGSLLTAAKLDVARLKSKIDISAPEVGERITHLIATLNSGIALKRRIIEDLRPSSLSNLGLTTALEILTREFAERSGIDVESILEQVDLPESTQLTVYRVVQESLTNIGKYARAQHVMVTVHNYPTYVAVQIQDDGDGFETASMRPNSHGLAGMRHRVEAAGGRLTVSSQIGKGTTISAVIPLSTLAV from the coding sequence ATGCGCTGGATACATTTGCGCAAAATTGCAATCAGCTTGGTGATTGCAATCATTGCGGCGGTACTGATGGCCAGTATTAATGAAGCGGGTTACGTGCGCTCCATGACAGCTCTGGACACGCTGACACAGACTCAAAATACCCGCGCAAAAATCAATCAGTTAATGCAACAGATTCTGGATGCCGAAACAGGTCTGCGCGGCTACCTGCTGACAGGAGAAGATCGCTACCTCGACCCCTACACCGACGCGACGCTGGCCATCAACGGCACCATGGATGAGCTACGCAAGATCTTCATTCTCAATCCCAGCGATCTGGCCACTTTCTCTCCCCTGGCGCGTCATGTGGAACGCAAGATGAGCGAAATGGAGCTGAGCCTTCGTCTGTACCGCCAAGGCAATAACGATGCTTGGCGCTTTGTAATGTTTACCGACGTAGGCATGGAGAACATGGATGCCATACGCGGGTACAGCAAGATGCTCCTGGCCGGCATTGAAAAACAGAGCGAGCGCGATGTCAACGACATCGAGCACACGCTAGCTCTCTCCCGAATCGGTATCGCCACGGTCACCGTGCTGGGGATTCTGGGATTTTTCATGTATCTGCGCCAGGCGCATCTGCTGCAGCTGGCCAACCAGCGCGAGCAGGAAATCCAGCGCGATGAACGCAATCGCCTGGAAGAAATCGTGCGCGAACGCACCGCCACGCTGACGGAACTGGCCACCCACTTGCAACAGGTGCGCGAAGATGAGCGCGGCCACCTCGCCCGTGAGCTGCATGACGAGCTGGGCTCCCTTCTGACGGCCGCCAAACTGGATGTTGCACGCCTCAAGTCCAAAATCGACATCAGCGCGCCAGAAGTTGGGGAGCGCATTACCCATCTGATCGCGACGCTCAACAGCGGCATTGCTCTCAAGCGGCGCATCATTGAAGACCTGCGTCCCTCCTCGCTGTCCAACCTGGGCCTGACCACGGCGCTTGAAATCCTGACGCGCGAATTCGCCGAACGCAGCGGCATTGACGTGGAGTCGATTCTGGAGCAGGTGGATCTGCCGGAATCCACCCAGTTGACGGTTTATCGCGTGGTGCAGGAATCACTGACCAATATCGGAAAATACGCCAGAGCCCAGCATGTCATGGTGACGGTACACAATTACCCGACTTATGTGGCGGTGCAGATCCAGGACGATGGCGATGGATTTGAAACCGCCAGCATGCGCCCCAACTCCCACGGACTTGCCGGCATGCGTCACAGAGTCGAAGCCGCAGGCGGTCGCCTGACGGTTTCATCGCAAATCGGTAAGGGCACCACCATTTCTGCCGTCATTCCGCTGTCAACCCTGGCGGTCTGA
- a CDS encoding DUF1328 domain-containing protein — MLHYAIVFFVIALIAAVFGFGGIAAGAVGIAKILFIVFIVMAVISFAVSLIKK, encoded by the coding sequence ATGCTGCACTACGCCATTGTTTTTTTTGTCATCGCCTTGATAGCTGCCGTATTTGGTTTCGGCGGCATCGCCGCCGGAGCAGTCGGCATCGCCAAAATTCTGTTCATTGTGTTCATCGTCATGGCCGTGATCAGCTTTGCCGTGAGCCTGATCAAGAAATAA
- a CDS encoding BON domain-containing protein: protein MKPMIRTLAFAAVTGLAVLGTTACSVARNQQSVGSYVDDAGITTAVKAKMAEDKSVSATSISVETLNGTVQLSGFAKSDAEKARAGEIARTTKNVREVRNSIVVRP, encoded by the coding sequence ATGAAACCAATGATCCGAACTCTCGCTTTCGCTGCCGTCACTGGTCTTGCTGTGCTGGGAACCACTGCTTGCTCGGTGGCCCGCAATCAGCAAAGCGTAGGCTCTTATGTGGATGATGCTGGCATTACCACGGCAGTCAAAGCCAAGATGGCCGAGGACAAGAGCGTCTCCGCAACCTCCATCAGTGTGGAAACACTCAACGGCACGGTGCAATTGTCCGGCTTTGCCAAATCTGATGCGGAAAAGGCCCGCGCTGGCGAGATTGCTCGTACCACCAAGAATGTGCGCGAAGTGCGCAACAGCATTGTGGTACGCCCATAA
- a CDS encoding putative zinc-binding metallopeptidase gives MQVFNCDACGHLVFFDSLQCVHCGAQLAFLPDQLRVAAVQPLHYRLCAHRQNLNLCNFAIEAHDAHTLCVSCRQTEWLPDSSNPANEFRWAKIETAKRRLYYTLAKLGLMDDDWQPRFSLLADMPGAPPVMTGHYSGMITLNVVEADDDERAKRRLALHEPYRTLIGHLRHETGHFYWEKLIANSPWLELYRALFGDERQDYGNALLSHYNKNPFDTGWQAAHVSAYATSHPWEDWAETWAHYLHMMDLLETAASYRMQMTVPEIPPSPTWQMRDPLALPTPSFDLVQAQWVPLTLIHNSLNHSLGHGDAYPFATSAGAWAKLRFVHEVLTQRRAQAPA, from the coding sequence ATGCAAGTATTCAACTGCGATGCCTGCGGCCATCTGGTTTTCTTTGACAGCCTGCAGTGCGTGCACTGCGGGGCGCAGCTTGCCTTCCTGCCAGACCAGTTGCGCGTTGCCGCCGTCCAGCCCTTGCATTACCGCTTGTGCGCCCACCGCCAGAACCTCAATCTGTGCAATTTCGCCATTGAGGCCCACGACGCACATACGCTGTGCGTATCCTGCCGCCAGACTGAATGGCTACCGGACTCCAGCAACCCGGCCAATGAATTCCGCTGGGCCAAGATCGAGACGGCCAAGCGCAGGCTCTACTACACCCTGGCCAAGCTGGGCCTGATGGATGATGACTGGCAGCCGCGCTTTTCCTTGCTGGCCGACATGCCGGGCGCACCGCCGGTGATGACCGGCCACTACAGCGGCATGATCACCCTCAATGTCGTCGAGGCCGACGATGACGAACGTGCCAAACGCCGCCTGGCCCTGCATGAACCCTACCGCACGCTGATCGGTCATCTGCGCCACGAAACCGGGCATTTTTACTGGGAAAAATTGATAGCCAACAGCCCCTGGCTGGAGCTGTACCGAGCGCTATTCGGCGATGAGCGCCAAGACTATGGCAATGCCTTGCTAAGCCATTACAACAAAAACCCGTTCGATACCGGCTGGCAAGCCGCCCATGTCAGCGCCTACGCCACCTCTCACCCCTGGGAAGACTGGGCCGAGACCTGGGCGCACTATCTGCACATGATGGATCTTTTGGAAACCGCAGCCAGCTACCGAATGCAGATGACGGTGCCTGAAATTCCGCCCAGCCCCACATGGCAGATGCGCGACCCCCTGGCGCTGCCCACGCCCAGCTTCGACCTTGTGCAAGCCCAGTGGGTGCCTTTGACGCTGATCCACAACAGCCTCAATCACAGCCTGGGCCATGGAGATGCCTACCCGTTTGCCACGTCTGCCGGTGCCTGGGCCAAGCTGCGCTTTGTGCACGAGGTGCTGACCCAGCGCAGAGCGCAGGCGCCAGCCTAA
- the coaD gene encoding pantetheine-phosphate adenylyltransferase produces the protein MSQDLIAVYPGTFDPITLGHEDVVRRATQLFGKVIVAVAAGHHKKTLFNLEERMAMVSEAVAIYPQVQVQSFDGLLRDFVVSRGAKAMVRGLRAVTDFDYEFQLAGMNRTLMPEVETVFLTPSDRYQFISSTFVREIATLNGEVDKFVSKGVLDRLMAKVGRTS, from the coding sequence ATGAGCCAGGACCTGATTGCCGTGTATCCCGGAACCTTTGATCCCATCACGCTTGGGCATGAGGATGTGGTGCGCCGGGCCACGCAACTGTTTGGCAAGGTCATCGTGGCGGTGGCGGCAGGTCATCACAAGAAAACCCTGTTCAATCTGGAAGAGCGCATGGCCATGGTGAGCGAGGCGGTGGCGATCTATCCCCAGGTGCAGGTGCAGAGCTTTGACGGCCTGCTGCGCGACTTTGTGGTCTCGCGCGGCGCCAAGGCCATGGTGCGCGGCCTGCGCGCCGTGACGGACTTTGACTACGAATTCCAGCTCGCCGGCATGAACCGCACCCTGATGCCCGAGGTGGAAACCGTGTTCCTCACCCCCAGCGACCGCTACCAGTTCATCAGCTCCACCTTTGTGCGCGAGATTGCGACGCTCAACGGCGAGGTGGATAAATTCGTCTCCAAGGGGGTGCTCGACCGACTGATGGCCAAGGTGGGGCGCACGAGCTAA